In Eupeodes corollae chromosome 3, idEupCoro1.1, whole genome shotgun sequence, a single genomic region encodes these proteins:
- the LOC129950944 gene encoding mucin-2-like encodes MKTLLIYVFIGICLIMKGASETLNCYICDDCNILDDSHLTSCPLLEATNSPTTFKPTTLSIETTKTTESTAEPTKSESKEPPLEIISTTVTAIPTQIITDPPKTEEPITVTQTTQKTETTSVKTGETKPTETIIYRPTTIEDKQPSPESSLETDRPTNNIPEFTETIRPSSTNDLNTPSPTDSSEFNNPTNGYPESSEVEPVEEISPSTILVNPVVTTDTPSRPVSMTIQSPSTQVSLQTFNQETVNSIDPDPESIFQTSQNTEPYQIFNRLPRGNRLSRAASSYHCYSINIHDGDTKKVKKGCIAVPEDKGACEVLKDEFGKSVDTCKICTEDKCNSSSIFQYSLITLVMVLVLSLYS; translated from the exons atgaagactttgctaatttatgtttttattggaATATGTTTAATTATGAAAG GTGCATCGGAAACATTAAATTGTTATATTTGTGATGATTGCAATATTCTTGATGATAGTCATCTTACATCCTGCCCACTTTTAGAAGCAACAAATTCACCAACAACCTTCAAACCAACTACACTTTCAATTGAAACTACCAAAACAACAGAATCCACTGCAGAACCTACTAAATCCGAAAGCAAAGAACCTCCACTAGAAATAATTTCCACAACTGTTACAGCAATTCCAACGCAAATAATCACAGATCCTCCTAAGACTGAAGAACCCATTACAGTTacacaaacaacacaaaaaacagaaacaaccTCAGTGAAGACTGGAGAAACAAAACCAACAGAAACAATTATATATCGTCCAACAACAATCGAAGATAAACAACCATCACCAGAAAGTTCCCTAGAGACTGATAGACCCACAAATAATATTCCAGAATTTACTGAAACAATTCGTCCTTCCAGCACAAACGACTTAAATACCCCCTCACCAACAGATTCTTCAGAATTTAACAATCCCACAAATGGTTATCCGGAATCTTCAGAAGTAGAACCTGTTGAAGAAATTTCACCATCAACCATATTGGTTAATCCTGTTGTGACCACAGACACTCCTTCACGTCCAGTATCAATGACCATCCAAAGTCCGTCAACACAGGTTTCATTACAGACATTTAACCAAGAGACAGTGAATTCTATTGATCCCGATCCAGAGTCCATTTTCCAAACTTCTCAAAATACTGAGCCATATCAAATATTCAATCGATTGCCAAGAGGAAATCGGCTTTCAAGAGCTGCTTCTTCTTATCATTGTTACAGCATCAACATTCATG ATGGAGatacaaaaaaagtgaaaaaaggtTGTATTGCAGTTCCCGAGGACAAAGGTGCGTGTGAAGTTCTAAAAGACGAATTCGGTAAATCAGTTGATACTTGCAAAATTTGCACAGAAGACAAATGTAACAGCTCTTCGATTTTCCAATATTCGTTAATTACTTTAGTGatggttttagttttaagtttgtattcataa
- the LOC129952637 gene encoding uncharacterized protein LOC129952637, translating into MILLKVSVLILTCLVGKASTEILHCYECEDCRTINDTHLRACPEVISTTASDNLLPDTTTASPLPSTTSKLSTILLTTTKPETELADTTIPIVELDESTLPPPDSIAPEEEDTNSAAVPPDEINEEDTEKVKRSIRQVSYKTLMIRRSAIETQVYHHCYSIMGFGPDMKRNKKGCVEVIGTKKGCEILGEQYNFPIANCKVCGESKCNNSSVLGIYLILYPIFVTLIVYFI; encoded by the exons ATGATTTTACTAAAAGTATCGGTTTTAATTCTAACGTGCTTAGTGGGAAAAG CCTCCACTGAGATTCTTCATTGCTACGAATGTGAAGATTGCCGAACAATTAACGATACACATCTTAGGGCATGTCCAGAAGTTATTAGCACAACGGCTTCTGACAATTTATTACCAGACACAACAACAGCATCACCATTACCATCAACAACATCCAAATTATCAACAATtcttttaacaacaacaaagccGGAAACGGAACTAGCAGACACAACAATACCTATCGTTGAACTAGATGAGTCAACTTTGCCCCCACCTGATTCCATTGCCCCTGAGGAAGAAGACACAAACAGTGCTGCAGTTCCTCCGGACGAAATCAATGAAGAAGATACTGAAAAAGTTAAACGAAGCATTCGTCAAGTCAGCTATAAAACTCTAATGATTCGTCGTTCTGCAATAGAAACCCAAGTTTATCATCATTGTTACAGCATTATGGGATTTG gCCCTGAcatgaaaagaaacaaaaaaggatgTGTCGAAGTGATAGGTACCAAAAAAGGATGTGAAATCCTCGGAGAGCAGTATAATTTTCCAATTGCAAATTGTAAGGTTTGTGGAGAGAGTAAATGTAATAATAGTTCTGTTCTtgggatttatttaattttatatccaaTCTTTGTTACactgattgtttattttatttaa